The following nucleotide sequence is from Capra hircus breed San Clemente chromosome 16, ASM170441v1, whole genome shotgun sequence.
TGGCGTGGCCGGGGCGTGGCCGAGGGGACGGGACACGCCCCCTTTCCCAGTTCCCCTCCGTTTCCCACTCCCCATTGGTTGCCAGCGTGGCCAATGAGCGCTTGGATCGAGGTCCTACCCCGGGTCTGACTCGAAAGCTCCTGCCAAAACTTTGGGAGTTTTTAGAGAGGACTTTTCCCCCCcccctctaattttttttttttcaaactaacggattattattgttgttgttttaaatttagcTCTTAAGGCTTAGCTGTTTGGGTGTTTCTTTCGGTGCCCGATTCCCGTCTCCCCGGCTTCCCTGGCGTTCGTGCAGTCGCGGCCCCCGCCCGCCTAGCCGCTCCAGCGCCCCTGGTTCGCCTTCCAGCCCGCGGGGAGCGCGGGCGCCGCGCCGCCTTTAAAGTGAGGCCAGGGGCCGAGGCTGTGGCCGGCCGGCCGGGATCCGGCCCTCGCCTCCTCCCTCCGTGGCGCTAGGGCTCCCTGGCCAGTCTGCAGTTCGGACGGAGACGAGTAAGCGGAGCGTCCCCGGAGGGGCTTCTGCCTTCTCCCGGACTTAGCGTTCCTCTCCCCGCGCACCCAGCCATCTACCCGGCCGAGCCAGGCCGCGGCGGCCTCTCGGCGCACCCCGCCAGAATGTTCGCCGCCGGGCTGGCTCCCTTCTACGCGTCCAACTTCAGCCTGTGGTCGGCCGCCTATTGCTCCTCTGCCGGCCCTGGCGGCTGCTCCTTCCCTCTGGACCCCGCCGCCGTCAAGAAACCCTCCTTCTGCATCGCGGACATCCTGCACGCGGGTGTTGGGGAGCCCGGGGCGACCCCGGAGGGTCTGGCGGGGGCCTCGGCTGCTGCCCTCACCGCGCACTTGGGATCGACTCACCCGCACGCCTCTTTCCAAGCTGCCGCCAGATCCCCGCTTCGACCCACCCCGGTGGTGGCGCCCTCCGAAGTCCCTGCTGGCTTCCCTCAGCGACTGTCCCCGCTCTCAGCCgcctaccaccaccatcacccacagcaacaacagcagcagcaacaaccgcAGCAGCAACAGCCTCCGCATCCACCCCGGGCTGGCGCCTTGCAGCCCCCGGCCTCTGGGTCGCGGGTGGTCCCTAACCCCCACCATAGCGGCTCCGCCCCGGCCCCCTCCAGCAAGGACCTCAAGTTTGGAATTGACCGCATTTTGTCTGCAGAATTTGACCCCAAAGTGAAGGAAGGCAACACACTGAGAGGTAGGTCTTGGGAGAGAGGCTGCAGGCCTCTGATCAGGAAACTGACGCACTCGCGGATCCCTGGGGCCGTTTGGGATGCCTTTGAGTGTTTTTAGGATTAAGAACAAGTTGGTAGAAtgagggaaaaggaaatgaattgTAAGGAGACTGTGAAGCATTAGGTTTGAAACTCACTTGCTctacgttttttaaaaaaagataaaaaataaaaaccacgaAGAACCCAGGGATGCTTTAAAAACACACAGTCACAGAATCAATATTCATAAAAATTGTTGGAGTAAATATTTGCTCAAAGGACTATCATATGTGTGTCTCTTTAATCACATATCTGGAGAGAGAACTACATTATTGGAGAGGAAAAGCCCTTTTGGGGAACAGTTTTGCTTCctttggtctgatttctggtGCAATTCCACCAAAGAACTGTAGATGAACAATACTGACTGAACTTCCAAGAGGAGAGAGCAGAGGGCTTCTTGGAGGGGGGACGGTTTAGTTCTATGGAATTCTTGGAAGACACCTGAAGGTGTCTTGTTTAGGCCTCTTTGCCAAAAGCCCTCCCTAGTTACACGCATGGATGTGGACCTACAGGGCACACACAGGAACATTTCGTGCCCTGCCCTTTGGCCAGTGTACGGAGAGAGGCGTCTTGGGGGCTGGAGACAGAGGTCCCTCACGACTTCGCTCCAGGAAAGCGGAATGGAGGGCGTGTTGGGCGGCAGAGAGAAGCAAATTCCAGAGAGTGTGAGTGTGGGTCTGTGGAGGGATAACACCCCTTCTTTTCCCTTGCCCCCAGATCTCACGTCGCTGCTCACCGGCGGGCGGCCCGCGGGGGTGCATCTTTCCGGCCTGCAGCCCTCCGCCGGCCAGTTCTTCGCGTCTCTAGATCCCATTAATGAGGCCTCTGCCATCCTGAGTCCTTTAAGTTCGAACCCGAGAAATTCAGTTCAACATCAGTTTCAAGACACATTTCCAGGTACCGAAACCCTTCCGAGCGCCCGCCTCATGCATAGGTCGACGCCCacacctcctggagtttcacgTGCACGCCGCGGTTTAGCAATCCTGGAGTTGACTCGGGAGGCTACCGCGTCCGGAGAGAAAGCGACAGATTTCCCAGGAAGCTAGCTCAGTCTTTTGTAGCctgggggatgggggagcttggggAGTCAAGAAAGTGTGTGGGGGGCAGGTGGGGTGATGGGGAAGGGGCTTTCCCTAGTCATTTCTCCCTAGAGGGTGGTTTGAAAGTGCAGCAAGTGGTGTTGCTTGTTAACATACACACATTTTGGAATGACCTCAAACACTTTTGCGCACCTGGGCACGGATgcgagtgcacacacacacacgagtagaGAATCGAGGCTGTCATCTTTGGATCCTTTAGGCCCAAGGGTTATTTTCGCCCACTCTGAGAATGACTGATGGTCACGCATTCGGTTTATGTCTTTCCTTTGGAATTAACCGATGAAGCCCCGGGCTTGTCCACTCCACACTCCCGTTAGGCCTTCCGCCTATGGTCTTATGAGCCCTAAGTTTCCTCTTTAGAGAGGCCATTCCGTGCCTGCGTGAAAGGGCTTTCAGAGCCGACTGTTGAGGCAAAACAATTTTAAGCATCGTGTGAGCCCCAGGCGCGCAGGCCGCGACAGAGCACTAACTGGGCCCTTCTGTCTCTCTCCTGTTCCGGCTCCCCTCTGCTGGCAGGTCCCTACGCCGTGCTCACGAAGGACACCATGCCTCAGACGTACAAGAGAAAGCGCTCGTGGTCTCGGGCAGTCTTCTCAAACCTGCAGAGAAAAGGTCTGGAGAAAAGGTTTGAGATTCAGAAGTACGTGACCAAGCCGGACCGAAAGCAGCTGGCCGCGATGCTGGGTCTCACGGATGCGCAGGTAAGCCCGCTCCGGCCCCGCCGCACAGCCCTTCGGTGGGGCAGCAGCTCGTGGCCTAGCCCCAAGACCCCTCCGCCCGGCCTGACTCTCCTTTTGCGGTGGAAACACTAAATCTTGAATTTCACGAGGCTTCGTAGACTTCTCAActtgagagggagagaggaagagggtaGGGGGAGAAGGGCAGAAAGAATAGCCCACCCTAAAGATATATGTCACAAGCTGCCGCATGTTTACTTTGGCCAACAAGGGAAAGCCTGTT
It contains:
- the HLX gene encoding H2.0-like homeobox protein, which produces MFAAGLAPFYASNFSLWSAAYCSSAGPGGCSFPLDPAAVKKPSFCIADILHAGVGEPGATPEGLAGASAAALTAHLGSTHPHASFQAAARSPLRPTPVVAPSEVPAGFPQRLSPLSAAYHHHHPQQQQQQQQPQQQQPPHPPRAGALQPPASGSRVVPNPHHSGSAPAPSSKDLKFGIDRILSAEFDPKVKEGNTLRDLTSLLTGGRPAGVHLSGLQPSAGQFFASLDPINEASAILSPLSSNPRNSVQHQFQDTFPGPYAVLTKDTMPQTYKRKRSWSRAVFSNLQRKGLEKRFEIQKYVTKPDRKQLAAMLGLTDAQVKVWFQNRRMKWRHSKEAQAQKDKDKEAGEKPSGGAPAADGEPEEQSPSRSEGEAESESSDPESLDMAPSDTERTEGAERALHQTTVIKASAAGALLAASSGGSGGSGGGGSGGGGFNFGGLSSGSTTSAGSSGSHSSGGASELLPAPQPALSSAPKSPEPVPAPLGGL